A genomic segment from Acyrthosiphon pisum isolate AL4f chromosome A3, pea_aphid_22Mar2018_4r6ur, whole genome shotgun sequence encodes:
- the LOC100166074 gene encoding synembryn, which produces MTSEIKAAIEQNDFQRVKVLVEAIVEQHTNTFNFDTYHADNTFKQLWESMFLCLAADGYKCIHKQCLTCIRLLSRDKTHLKEIIIEQHVNILLQCANLVEETLCIVITSENTDVIVEGLKCLCNIVYNCDTAQEVCCSNNTVDCIVLRLRTYFEQNIPYVIKYFDIKLLFLLTAFNKDIRLKITEELHGLTYLTEVLDNILRDTIEDASKNNSSSLQEDNVLLSCEILKTLFNLTVIPISESSEEDDYSIWIRLISILRDLLVTSTFVPLFQDNIICNVVNLLTNVPPLCLDQLLVKSHWCDVDALKVIVNFLDTRLCSTENPLYENISPALMVLLKGSRSIAKFRCEVRQQILPPLKDVINRPEQGNTLRNKLCRLLTTPNVSLRDLVAELLFVLCKENVGRMIKYTGFGNAAGLFANRGLLCKTSNPDYSSDSEDSDTEEYLTYKDQINPVLGCYEPPKPNPFECMSVEQQEHEVMQLVSKMDKLTREGVIQPCKIGDDGRPKPIEHVLQLQEELMNHFTNIKNKDGPDDDSD; this is translated from the exons ATGACGTCTGAAATTAAAGCGGCTATTGAACAAAACGATTTCCAACGAGTAAAAGTCTTGGTCGAAGCCATCGTTGAACAG CACACaaacacatttaattttgaCACCTATCACGCTGACAATACTTTCAAACAGTTATGGGAATCCATGTTCCTATGTTTGGCGGCCGACGGTTACAAATGTATTCACAAACAATGTTTAACGTGCATTCGGCTTCTGAG CCgagacaaaacacatttaaaagaaattataattgaacaaCACGTAAACATTCTGCTTCAGTGTGCTAATCTTGTCGAAGAAACGTTGTGCATAGTAATTACATCTGAAAATACAGACG TTATCGTAGAAGGCCTGAAATGTCTgtgtaatatagtttataattgtgACACTGCACAAGAAGTATGCTGTTCGAATAACACGGTCGATTGCATTGTGCTCAGACTAAGAACATATTTTGAACAGAATATTCCGTATgtcatcaaatattttgacatcaaacttttatttcttttaacagCATTTAACAAGGACATAAG attaaaaattacagAAGAGTTACATGGTCTCACGTACCTAACAGAAGTCTTGGACAATATATTACGTGACACTATTGAAGATGCATCCAAAAACAATTCATCTAGCTTACAG gaAGATAATGTGTTACTCAGCTGTGAAATACTGAAAACCTTATTCAACTTGACTGTAATCCCAATCAGTGAATCATCTGAGGAAGACGATTATTCAATTTGGATTAGATTGATTTCTATATTACGTGATCTACTCGTCACCTCAACTTTTGTCCCATTATTTCAAGATAACATCATTtg cAATGTTGTCAACTTGTTGACTAATGTACCACCACTTTGTTTGGATCAATTGCTGGTGAAAAGTCATTGGTGTGATGTTGATGCTTTAAAAGTGATAGTGAATTTTCTTGACACCCGATTGTGTAGTACAGAG AATccattatatgaaaatatatcacCAGCATTGATGGTATTATTAAAAGGATCAAGATCTATTGCAAAATTCCGTTGTGAAGTTCGACAACAAATTTTACCTCCATTGAAAGATGTTATCAATCGACCTGAACAGGGAAATACATTGCGTAATAAATTGTGCCGTTTGCTCACTACTCCCAATGTGAGTCTTCGCGACTTGGTTGCTGAACTGTTATTTGTCTTGTGTAAAGAAAATG TGGGTCGTATGATCAAGTATACAGGATTTGGTAATGCAGCTGGTTTATTTGCAAATCGAGGATTACTTTGTAAAACATCAAATCCAGATTACTCATCAGATAGTGAAGATAGTGATACAGAAGAATACTTAACATACAAAGACCA GATAAATCCAGTTCTTGGTTGTTATGAACCACCAAAACCTAACCCATTCGAGTGCATGTCTGTTGAACAACAAGAACACGAAGTAATGCAGTTGGTTTCTAAAATGGATAAACtcactag GGAAGGAGTGATACAGCCGTGTAAAATTGGTGATGATGGACGACCAAAACCTATTGAACATGTTCTTCAACTTCAAGAAGAATTAATGAATCATTTtactaacattaaaaataaagatggACCAGATGATGATAGTGATTAa